A region from the Geobacillus vulcani PSS1 genome encodes:
- a CDS encoding methylthioribulose 1-phosphate dehydratase: MSIVVKKWNELAEVKAELAARDWFFATSGNLSIKVTDDPLTFLVTASGKDKRKQTDEDFLLVDANGKPAEDTHLKPSAETLLHAEIYGRTNAGCVLHVHTVDNNLISELYAQNGEAVFSGQEIIKAFGIWEENAAVRIPIIDNDADIPALAREFASHVHDDAGAVLIQNHGITVWGRDAFEAKKHLEAWEFLFRWQVKRLLLQRAGLPVG, encoded by the coding sequence ATGAGCATCGTCGTGAAAAAGTGGAACGAGCTCGCGGAAGTGAAAGCCGAGCTCGCCGCCCGCGACTGGTTTTTCGCGACAAGCGGCAATTTGTCGATCAAGGTGACGGACGATCCGTTGACATTCCTCGTGACAGCGAGCGGCAAGGATAAGCGGAAGCAAACGGATGAGGATTTTCTGCTCGTTGACGCTAACGGAAAACCGGCCGAGGACACGCACTTGAAGCCATCGGCCGAGACGCTCTTGCACGCGGAAATTTACGGACGGACGAATGCCGGTTGCGTCTTGCACGTTCATACGGTCGACAACAACTTGATTTCTGAACTGTATGCGCAAAACGGGGAAGCGGTCTTTTCCGGCCAGGAAATCATCAAGGCGTTTGGCATTTGGGAGGAAAACGCCGCCGTGCGCATCCCGATCATTGACAATGACGCCGACATTCCGGCGCTCGCTCGGGAGTTTGCCAGTCATGTCCATGACGACGCCGGCGCCGTGCTGATTCAAAACCACGGCATCACGGTCTGGGGCCGCGATGCATTTGAAGCGAAAAAACATTTGGAAGCATGGGAGTTTTTGTTCCGCTGGCAGGTGAAGCGGCTGCTTTTGCAGCGGGCCGGCCTGCCGGTTGGCTAA
- a CDS encoding ZIP family metal transporter, giving the protein MNQVLAGSVLSALSTGLGAVPILFMAKSLTHRWRDVLLAFSAGIMMAASMMSLIPESLKSGGFSTLTVGLSAGVLILTLLEMTIPHIDLEHTKSDLQFDEKAMLIIAAITLHNLPEGLSVGVSYASDSSSQIGNLIALAIGLQNAPEGFLVALFLINQQIGRFKAFVIATLTGAVEIVTSLLGFYLTSLFRGLVPYGLAFAAGAMLFIIYKELIPESHGDGNERTSTYAFIVGILFMIFLTQSF; this is encoded by the coding sequence ATGAACCAAGTGTTGGCCGGAAGCGTGCTTTCCGCCTTATCCACCGGGCTTGGTGCCGTGCCGATTTTGTTTATGGCCAAATCACTCACCCACCGGTGGCGTGATGTACTGTTGGCCTTTTCAGCCGGCATTATGATGGCGGCTTCGATGATGAGTCTCATTCCGGAATCGTTAAAATCAGGGGGCTTCAGCACGTTAACAGTAGGGCTTTCCGCTGGCGTACTGATTTTGACGCTGCTTGAGATGACCATTCCGCATATTGATTTAGAACACACAAAAAGCGATCTGCAGTTTGATGAAAAAGCCATGCTGATCATCGCCGCCATTACGTTGCACAATTTGCCTGAAGGTCTGTCGGTCGGGGTCAGCTACGCCTCCGACAGCTCTTCGCAAATCGGCAATTTAATCGCCCTGGCGATTGGCTTGCAAAATGCACCGGAAGGGTTTTTGGTCGCTTTGTTTTTAATCAACCAGCAAATCGGGCGCTTTAAAGCGTTTGTGATCGCCACGTTGACCGGAGCCGTGGAAATCGTCACATCGCTGCTCGGTTTTTACTTAACCTCCCTCTTTCGCGGACTCGTTCCGTACGGGCTGGCGTTTGCTGCCGGGGCGATGCTGTTTATCATTTACAAAGAGCTCATTCCCGAAAGCCATGGCGATGGAAATGAACGGACATCGACGTACGCGTTTATTGTCGGCATTTTGTTTATGATTTTTCTAACACAATCGTTTTAA
- a CDS encoding short-chain dehydrogenase, producing the protein MHALVIGGTGMLADVSLWLVREGYDVSVIARRYARMKQLIDRAGPMASINPLLVDYRDQEALCSLISRAIQKNGTFALIIAWVHTDGNQALSTVIKKNSGHPGPWRLFHVLGSRADPAEAKSELCLPVACLYRQVQLGFVAEEYGSRWLTHQEISGGVIDAIRRDAPFHLVGTLDRSEKKRPR; encoded by the coding sequence ATGCACGCCCTTGTCATCGGCGGGACAGGCATGTTGGCTGATGTGTCGCTTTGGCTTGTGCGGGAAGGATATGATGTGTCCGTCATCGCCCGCCGCTACGCACGGATGAAGCAGCTCATCGACCGCGCTGGACCAATGGCATCCATCAACCCGCTTCTTGTTGATTATCGCGATCAAGAAGCGCTTTGTTCCCTGATTTCCCGGGCCATCCAAAAAAACGGAACGTTTGCTCTAATCATTGCGTGGGTGCATACGGACGGAAACCAAGCGCTGTCCACTGTCATCAAAAAAAATAGCGGACATCCCGGCCCTTGGCGGTTGTTTCACGTGCTCGGCAGCCGCGCCGATCCAGCCGAAGCGAAATCGGAACTCTGTTTGCCTGTCGCTTGCCTTTATCGGCAAGTTCAGCTCGGTTTTGTCGCGGAAGAATACGGTTCGCGCTGGCTCACCCATCAAGAAATCAGCGGCGGCGTCATTGATGCCATTCGGCGTGATGCGCCGTTTCATCTGGTCGGCACCCTAGATCGATCAGAGAAGAAGCGTCCGCGTTAA
- a CDS encoding pyridoxal phosphate-dependent aminotransferase, whose amino-acid sequence MTMEFPFSELLEQLPKQFFASLVAKVGEKIKAGCDVINLGQGNPDQPTPKHIVEAMQRAAANPKYHKYSPFQGYSFLKEAIAAFYAREYGVKIDPAREVAILFGGKAGLVELPLCLVNPGDVVLVPDPGYPDYWSGIALARARMEMMPLSSENGFLPDYEAIPASIADQAKLMFLNYPNNPTGATATKEFFAETVAFAGKYGIAVVHDFAYGAIGFDGRKPVSFLEADGAKDVGVEIYTFSKTYNMAGWRVAFAVGNERIIQALELLQDHLYVSLFGAIQEAAAAALLGPQDCVKELVALYEARRNAFIAALREIGWEAPAPSGSFFAWLPLPKGISSTQFADMLLERAHVAVAPGIGFGEHGEGYVRVGLLTDEARLREAADRIGRLGLFEKNF is encoded by the coding sequence ATGACGATGGAATTTCCTTTTTCCGAGCTGCTTGAGCAGCTGCCAAAGCAATTTTTCGCCTCGCTTGTCGCAAAAGTTGGGGAGAAAATCAAAGCCGGATGCGACGTGATCAATTTAGGGCAGGGCAATCCGGACCAGCCGACGCCCAAGCATATCGTTGAGGCGATGCAGCGGGCGGCGGCCAATCCGAAATACCATAAATATTCGCCGTTTCAAGGCTACTCCTTTTTGAAAGAAGCCATCGCCGCGTTTTACGCACGTGAATATGGGGTGAAGATTGACCCAGCCCGCGAAGTCGCCATTTTGTTCGGCGGCAAGGCCGGGCTTGTCGAGCTGCCGCTTTGTCTCGTCAACCCGGGTGATGTGGTGCTTGTTCCGGATCCAGGCTATCCCGACTATTGGTCGGGGATCGCGCTTGCTCGTGCGCGGATGGAGATGATGCCGCTTTCTTCGGAAAACGGGTTCTTACCGGATTACGAAGCCATTCCGGCGTCGATCGCCGACCAGGCGAAGCTGATGTTTTTAAACTATCCAAACAATCCGACCGGTGCGACGGCGACAAAAGAATTTTTCGCGGAGACGGTGGCGTTTGCTGGGAAATACGGCATTGCCGTTGTGCACGATTTCGCTTATGGGGCGATCGGCTTTGACGGCCGAAAACCGGTCAGCTTCTTGGAAGCCGATGGGGCGAAAGACGTCGGCGTCGAGATTTACACCTTTTCGAAAACATACAATATGGCCGGCTGGCGCGTTGCATTTGCCGTCGGCAACGAGCGGATCATTCAGGCGCTTGAGCTTTTGCAGGATCATTTGTACGTCAGCTTGTTCGGTGCCATCCAGGAAGCAGCCGCCGCGGCGCTCCTCGGTCCGCAAGATTGCGTCAAAGAGCTTGTCGCGCTGTATGAAGCGCGCCGCAACGCATTCATCGCCGCGTTGCGCGAGATCGGCTGGGAAGCCCCGGCGCCGTCCGGGTCGTTTTTCGCTTGGCTTCCGCTGCCAAAAGGCATATCATCCACACAGTTTGCCGACATGCTGCTTGAGCGGGCGCATGTCGCCGTCGCACCGGGCATCGGGTTCGGCGAGCACGGCGAAGGGTATGTGCGCGTCGGCCTCTTGACCGACGAAGCGCGGCTTCGCGAAGCGGCGGACCGGATCGGCCGCCTCGGATTGTTTGAAAAAAATTTTTGA
- the mtnW gene encoding 2,3-diketo-5-methylthiopentyl-1-phosphate enolase, which yields MSAVMATYLLHDEKDIRKKAEGIALGLTVGTWTDLPALEQEQLRQHKGEVIAVEELGESERVNAYFGKRLKRAIVKIAYPTVNFSADLPALLVTTFGKLSLDGEVRLLDLEFPGEWKRQFPGPRFGIDGIRDRVGVHNRPLLMSIFKGIIGRDLAYLTSELKKQALGGVDLVKDDEILFDSELLPFEKRITEGKAALQEVYEQTGKRTLYAVNLTGKTFELKEKAKRAAELGADVLLFNVFAYGLDVLQALREDEEIALPIMAHPAFSGAVTPSEFYGVAPSLWLGKLLRLAGADFVLFPSPYGSVALEREQALGIARALTDDQEPFARAFPVPSAGIHPGLVPLIIRDFGLDTIVNAGGGIHGHPDGAIGGGRAFRAAIDAVLAGCPLREAAAENEALQKAIDRWGAVEVEA from the coding sequence ATGAGTGCAGTGATGGCAACGTATTTGCTTCATGATGAAAAAGACATTCGGAAAAAAGCGGAAGGGATCGCCCTTGGTTTGACGGTCGGCACATGGACGGACTTGCCGGCATTAGAGCAGGAGCAGCTCCGCCAACATAAAGGGGAAGTGATCGCGGTCGAAGAGCTTGGCGAAAGCGAGCGGGTAAACGCCTATTTCGGCAAGCGACTGAAGCGGGCGATCGTGAAAATCGCCTACCCGACGGTCAACTTCAGCGCTGACTTGCCGGCTCTGTTGGTGACGACGTTTGGCAAATTGTCGCTTGATGGGGAAGTGCGGCTGCTTGATTTAGAGTTTCCGGGTGAATGGAAGCGACAGTTTCCTGGGCCGCGCTTTGGCATCGACGGCATTCGCGACCGAGTCGGGGTGCATAACCGCCCACTGTTGATGAGCATTTTTAAAGGCATCATCGGCCGCGATTTGGCGTACTTGACGTCGGAATTGAAAAAACAGGCGCTCGGCGGCGTTGACCTGGTCAAAGACGATGAAATTTTGTTTGACAGCGAGCTTCTTCCGTTTGAGAAGCGGATCACCGAGGGCAAGGCGGCGCTTCAAGAAGTGTACGAACAAACAGGCAAGCGAACGCTTTATGCCGTCAACTTGACCGGCAAAACGTTTGAGTTGAAAGAGAAGGCGAAACGGGCCGCCGAGCTAGGCGCTGATGTACTGTTGTTTAACGTCTTCGCTTATGGGCTTGACGTGTTGCAGGCGTTGCGCGAGGATGAGGAGATTGCGTTGCCGATTATGGCTCACCCGGCGTTCAGCGGCGCTGTTACGCCGTCCGAATTTTATGGGGTGGCGCCTTCGCTTTGGCTTGGAAAGCTTTTGCGGCTCGCCGGTGCCGATTTCGTCCTGTTCCCGTCGCCGTACGGCAGCGTGGCCTTAGAGCGCGAACAGGCGCTTGGCATCGCAAGGGCGCTCACCGACGACCAAGAGCCGTTTGCTCGGGCGTTTCCGGTGCCGTCGGCTGGCATTCATCCGGGATTGGTGCCGCTCATCATTCGTGATTTTGGCCTTGACACCATCGTCAACGCCGGCGGCGGCATTCACGGCCATCCGGATGGGGCGATCGGGGGCGGTCGGGCGTTTCGCGCGGCGATCGACGCGGTGTTGGCCGGCTGTCCGCTTCGTGAGGCGGCAGCAGAAAACGAAGCGTTGCAGAAAGCGATCGACCGCTGGGGCGCTGTTGAGGTGGAAGCATGA
- a CDS encoding MarR family winged helix-turn-helix transcriptional regulator has protein sequence MEQKEQALQQSLKLFIVLSRAYRSVSDQVNKSIQSFGVNPTEFAVLELLYHKGDQPLQQIGEKILLASGSITYVIDKLENKGLIMRRACERDRRVTYASITDSGRQFIQRVFPEHAETIHETVAALTPEEKEQAIVLLKKLGYGAKSRD, from the coding sequence ATGGAACAAAAGGAACAGGCGTTGCAGCAGTCATTAAAATTATTCATTGTGTTATCGCGGGCCTATCGGTCAGTCAGCGATCAAGTAAACAAATCGATTCAATCGTTCGGCGTCAATCCGACCGAATTTGCAGTGCTCGAACTGCTTTACCATAAAGGTGATCAGCCGCTCCAACAAATCGGGGAAAAAATTTTGCTCGCCAGCGGCAGCATCACGTATGTCATCGATAAGCTTGAAAATAAAGGCTTGATCATGCGCCGCGCCTGTGAGCGGGATCGCCGCGTGACGTATGCGTCGATCACCGACAGCGGCCGGCAGTTCATCCAGCGCGTGTTCCCCGAACATGCCGAGACTATCCATGAAACGGTGGCAGCGCTGACGCCGGAAGAAAAGGAACAGGCGATCGTGTTGCTGAAAAAATTAGGCTACGGCGCAAAAAGCAGAGACTGA
- a CDS encoding phosphate propanoyltransferase, whose amino-acid sequence MIPVGVSNRHIHLSKEHMAALFGEGVELTVLKPLSQPGQFAAKETVTVEGPKGKIENVRVLGPVRSLTQLEISKTDSFKLGVVPPVRLSGDIDGTPGITIHGPKGTVTVDKGVIIAKRHIHMTPKDAETFGVRDKQVVKVKTQGERALIFDEVIVRVSEDFALDMHIDTDEANAAGLKTGDYVELLPS is encoded by the coding sequence ATGATTCCCGTTGGGGTGTCCAACCGTCATATTCATTTGTCAAAAGAACATATGGCGGCGCTGTTTGGCGAAGGCGTCGAGTTGACGGTGCTCAAGCCGCTGTCGCAGCCCGGGCAGTTTGCTGCGAAAGAGACGGTGACGGTCGAAGGACCGAAAGGGAAAATCGAAAACGTCCGCGTCCTCGGTCCCGTCCGTTCGCTGACGCAGCTGGAGATTTCGAAAACCGACAGCTTCAAGCTCGGCGTCGTGCCCCCGGTTCGCTTATCCGGCGACATTGACGGAACGCCGGGCATTACGATTCACGGACCGAAGGGGACGGTGACCGTCGACAAAGGGGTGATCATTGCCAAGCGGCACATTCATATGACGCCGAAAGATGCCGAGACGTTCGGCGTCCGCGACAAGCAGGTCGTGAAGGTGAAAACGCAAGGGGAGCGGGCGCTCATTTTTGATGAAGTCATCGTCCGCGTCAGCGAAGATTTTGCCTTAGATATGCACATCGACACGGATGAAGCGAACGCGGCCGGCCTGAAAACGGGCGATTATGTTGAGCTGCTTCCGTCATGA
- a CDS encoding 1,2-dihydroxy-3-keto-5-methylthiopentene dioxygenase, protein MAVIKVRKTGQVIEGEDNVRAFLNSQGVLYEHWDITKLPEHLRDKYVLTDEEKNEILAAFKDEIEDLAARRGYKTWDIVALSDATPNLDELLKKFEQVHIHTEDEVRAITAGHGIFIIKGDKETGYFDVELEAGDVISVPEGNPHYFTLMDDRRVVAVRLFIDPSGWVAHPYEEKEEAVQ, encoded by the coding sequence ATGGCAGTCATCAAAGTGAGGAAAACCGGTCAAGTGATTGAAGGAGAAGACAATGTGCGCGCGTTTTTGAACAGTCAAGGGGTGTTGTATGAACATTGGGACATCACGAAACTGCCGGAGCATTTGCGCGATAAATATGTTCTGACAGATGAAGAAAAAAATGAAATTTTAGCGGCGTTCAAAGACGAAATTGAAGATTTAGCGGCGCGCCGCGGCTACAAAACATGGGACATCGTCGCTTTGTCCGACGCGACGCCGAACTTGGATGAGCTGCTGAAAAAATTTGAACAAGTGCACATCCATACGGAAGATGAAGTGCGCGCCATTACGGCCGGCCATGGCATTTTTATTATCAAAGGCGACAAAGAAACCGGTTATTTTGATGTCGAGCTGGAAGCCGGCGACGTCATTTCCGTGCCGGAAGGGAATCCGCATTACTTTACGCTCATGGATGACCGTCGGGTCGTTGCGGTGCGCTTGTTTATCGACCCGTCCGGCTGGGTCGCTCACCCGTATGAAGAAAAAGAGGAAGCCGTCCAATAA
- the mtnX gene encoding 2-hydroxy-3-keto-5-methylthiopentenyl-1-phosphate phosphatase, with protein MTRQLVLFCDFDGTITENDNIIAIMKQFAPPEWEALKDDVLAERISVQEGVGKMFSLLPSSLKGEIIDFLRRTTRLRAGFREFVAFTKERGIPLYIVSGGIDFFVYPLLQGLIEPERIFCNGSDFSGETIRITWPHACDSECQNGCGCCKPSLLRKLARSDGYHVVIGDSITDVAVAKQADYVLARDFLLQKCQELGLPHAPFATFFDVIDALQQMEVIV; from the coding sequence ATGACGAGACAGCTTGTTCTCTTTTGTGATTTTGACGGCACCATTACGGAAAACGACAACATCATCGCTATTATGAAACAGTTCGCTCCACCGGAGTGGGAGGCGTTAAAAGACGACGTTCTCGCTGAGCGCATTTCCGTTCAGGAAGGAGTCGGGAAGATGTTTTCCCTCCTTCCGTCCTCGCTGAAGGGCGAAATCATCGATTTTCTGCGGCGCACCACCCGGTTGCGCGCGGGATTCCGAGAGTTTGTCGCGTTTACGAAAGAGCGAGGCATTCCGCTTTATATCGTCAGCGGCGGTATTGACTTTTTTGTCTATCCGCTGCTTCAAGGGCTCATTGAACCGGAGCGCATTTTTTGCAACGGCTCCGATTTCAGCGGTGAGACGATCCGCATCACATGGCCGCATGCATGCGACAGCGAGTGCCAAAACGGCTGCGGCTGCTGCAAGCCATCGCTCCTTCGCAAGCTTGCCCGCTCAGACGGGTACCATGTCGTCATCGGCGATTCGATTACGGATGTAGCAGTGGCGAAGCAAGCGGATTACGTGTTGGCGCGCGATTTTTTGCTCCAAAAATGCCAGGAGCTTGGCTTGCCGCATGCGCCGTTTGCGACGTTTTTTGACGTGATCGATGCGTTGCAACAGATGGAGGTGATCGTATGA